The following are from one region of the Stanieria sp. NIES-3757 genome:
- a CDS encoding aminotransferase class I and II produces the protein MQFATRLQALSTNVFADMDRAKAQAKASGKEIIDLSLGSSDLPTSDHILNTIAESLSNCDTHGYLLFHGTKAFRQAAAQWYTERFSVEIDPETEVLPLIGSQEGTAHLPLAILNPGDFALLLDPGYPSHAGGVYLAGGQIYTMPLLAENKFLPIFADVPETILAQTKMMVLSYPHNPTTATATLDFFQEAVAFCLQHDLVLVHDFPYVDLVFVGEKPPSVLQADPKKEVSIEFFTLSKSYNMGGFRIGYAIGNAQLIKALRQIKAVVDFNQYQGILNGAIAALSGSQSSVQKSVNIFQQRRDCFIDALKQIGWEVSTPSATMYVWAKLPEPWQNNSIDFCTKLVAETGVAVSPGAGFGKSGEGYVRFALVKKPEILQLAAQKIAKFLRNN, from the coding sequence ATGCAATTTGCCACACGTTTACAAGCTCTTTCAACCAATGTCTTTGCTGATATGGACAGAGCTAAAGCTCAAGCCAAAGCATCGGGGAAAGAAATTATTGACTTATCGTTGGGTTCTTCCGATTTACCCACCTCGGATCACATTTTAAATACTATCGCCGAATCTTTAAGCAATTGCGATACCCATGGTTATTTATTGTTTCATGGGACAAAAGCTTTTCGTCAAGCAGCAGCCCAGTGGTACACAGAAAGATTTTCTGTAGAGATCGATCCAGAAACAGAAGTATTACCCCTAATTGGCTCTCAAGAAGGAACTGCTCATTTGCCTTTAGCTATCCTCAATCCAGGTGATTTTGCTTTGTTGCTCGATCCTGGCTATCCTTCTCATGCTGGAGGAGTTTATTTAGCAGGTGGGCAAATTTATACCATGCCGTTACTGGCAGAAAATAAATTTTTGCCAATTTTTGCTGATGTTCCCGAGACTATTTTGGCTCAAACCAAAATGATGGTATTAAGTTATCCCCACAACCCCACCACAGCCACAGCGACTCTAGATTTCTTTCAAGAAGCAGTAGCTTTCTGTCTGCAACATGATTTAGTGTTAGTACACGATTTTCCTTATGTAGATTTAGTTTTTGTAGGAGAAAAACCGCCTTCTGTCTTACAAGCCGATCCCAAAAAAGAAGTTTCCATTGAATTTTTTACTTTATCCAAATCTTACAATATGGGAGGATTTCGGATTGGTTACGCTATTGGCAATGCCCAATTAATTAAAGCTTTAAGACAGATCAAAGCCGTAGTCGATTTTAATCAATATCAAGGCATTTTAAATGGTGCGATCGCAGCGTTATCAGGATCGCAAAGTTCAGTCCAAAAAAGTGTCAATATTTTTCAACAGCGTAGAGATTGTTTTATCGATGCTTTAAAACAAATTGGTTGGGAAGTTTCTACTCCATCAGCCACCATGTATGTCTGGGCAAAATTACCCGAACCTTGGCAAAATAATTCCATAGATTTTTGTACTAAATTAGTAGCAGAAACAGGAGTTGCAGTTTCTCCAGGAGCAGGTTTTGGGAAATCGGGGGAAGGATATGTCCGTTTTGCTTTAGTTAAAAAACCTGAAATTTTACAATTAGCTGCTCAAAAAATTGCCAAGTTTTTACGCAACAACTAA
- a CDS encoding CheW protein: MLAKAIATDNLTTTSAGTLKLLVFEMGKLTLALPVEQVKKVIRYQPTYGSGLSHVSISHLGDREITIVDLHQKLFKTSQLNESESKGYFIITKAFSGKGIAGEPLGIIVMKTPILLEVSLAQIRVLPNSYRHADTLEIASHVAIVPQESEANLTIFILDIDRLV, encoded by the coding sequence ATGTTAGCAAAAGCGATCGCAACTGATAATTTAACAACTACTTCTGCTGGTACTCTCAAATTATTGGTGTTTGAGATGGGAAAGTTAACCCTCGCTTTACCTGTAGAACAAGTTAAAAAAGTAATTAGGTATCAACCGACTTACGGTAGTGGATTAAGTCACGTTAGTATTAGTCATTTAGGTGATCGAGAAATCACAATTGTCGATTTACACCAGAAACTATTTAAAACTAGTCAGCTAAATGAGTCTGAATCTAAAGGCTATTTTATTATCACGAAGGCATTCAGTGGTAAGGGAATTGCAGGTGAACCTTTAGGGATAATTGTAATGAAAACTCCAATTTTGTTAGAAGTAAGTCTTGCTCAAATTCGGGTTTTACCAAACTCTTATCGTCATGCTGATACTTTAGAAATTGCTAGTCATGTGGCAATTGTTCCTCAAGAATCTGAAGCAAATCTTACTATTTTTATCCTTGATATAGATCGTTTAGTTTAG
- a CDS encoding DNA processing protein — MLNEERAYWLAWSQITGVGPILLQRVKQHFGSLQQAWAAPITNFAEIEGFGNKLIATISKSRLQIDPQKLLAEHTLYNSHFWTPADSEYPRLLLEIPSPPSILYYRGQIQPEENQGLTACIGVVGTRYPTEYGKRWTRKISTTLVKHGFTIISGMAAGIDTEAHRACLEAGGRTVAVLGTGVDLVYPASNQQLYQHIQKQGLIISEYSAKTKPDRGNFPARNRIIAGLCRAVIIMEAPIKSGALITANFANDFGRDVYVLPGSLDNEQSLGCLGLLNRGANVILSEDHLLEMLGTIPKFDLKLNQTKTQPTITSNHLQSKQLSLPQLEPELAQIINLMTHEAISFDLLVEQTGLATGTVLASLSQLELMGLITQLPGMRYQRS; from the coding sequence TTGTTAAACGAAGAACGCGCCTATTGGTTAGCTTGGTCGCAAATTACTGGTGTTGGGCCAATTTTGCTACAAAGAGTAAAACAGCACTTTGGTAGTCTACAACAAGCTTGGGCAGCACCAATTACTAATTTTGCTGAAATTGAAGGTTTTGGCAACAAATTAATCGCTACAATTAGCAAATCTAGACTCCAAATCGATCCTCAAAAATTATTAGCCGAGCATACTCTTTATAACTCTCATTTTTGGACACCAGCCGATTCAGAATATCCACGTTTATTATTAGAAATTCCTAGCCCACCCTCAATTTTGTATTATCGAGGTCAAATTCAACCAGAAGAAAATCAAGGACTTACCGCTTGTATTGGTGTTGTCGGCACTCGTTATCCTACTGAATACGGTAAGCGATGGACGCGAAAAATTAGTACAACTTTAGTTAAACATGGTTTTACCATCATTTCAGGAATGGCTGCTGGCATTGATACCGAAGCCCATCGAGCTTGTTTAGAAGCAGGAGGAAGAACCGTTGCTGTGTTGGGTACAGGGGTAGATCTGGTTTATCCTGCTAGCAATCAGCAGCTTTATCAACATATTCAAAAGCAGGGGTTAATTATTAGCGAATATTCCGCCAAAACTAAACCAGATCGCGGAAATTTTCCTGCTCGTAACCGTATTATTGCTGGTTTGTGTCGTGCAGTTATTATTATGGAAGCTCCGATTAAATCTGGTGCTTTAATTACTGCTAATTTTGCTAATGATTTTGGTCGTGATGTTTATGTTTTACCTGGTTCTTTAGACAACGAACAGTCTCTCGGTTGTTTAGGTTTATTAAATCGGGGTGCAAACGTTATTTTAAGTGAAGATCATTTATTAGAAATGCTCGGAACTATACCCAAATTCGATTTAAAACTGAATCAAACTAAAACTCAACCCACAATTACATCTAATCATCTTCAGTCGAAACAGTTATCTTTACCCCAATTAGAACCAGAATTAGCTCAAATTATTAATTTGATGACTCATGAAGCTATCTCTTTTGATTTGTTAGTTGAACAAACAGGTTTAGCTACTGGTACAGTTTTAGCTTCTTTGTCTCAATTGGAGTTGATGGGATTAATTACTCAGTTACCAGGAATGCGTTATCAACGAAGTTAG
- a CDS encoding CheA signal transduction histidine kinase, translated as MSLNPDIRDQAYQFFIEEAQELLQVIETGLLNLREDHSTPRVHELMRAAHSIKGGAASVELDAIKTLAHHLEDFFKALYSEKVNFDPELENLLLQAYDCLKNPLVEQMEMGSFKAEVALVTAEPIFAQLETLLGDALQESDNYIPSATDLGVDIVASIFEVDVAQSLTHLYEVLTNPDKYNVIDELNAQLDLLNGFAELFNLSGFAEILQAATTALNLYPELKLDILQLMIADCQQAREQVLAGDRKRGGEPSPTLLVLTESNVHNNFVSEDSFQSVITSQNELSTTNDFSFENLFDEIVDQPNLLGETISQKLTDNFSVNQEVILDNAIDSHDSLLDDVFGTVELQAETDLEFTQNLETNPSLDDVFSAVDLTNNEQEQPQSSQLNELPPQNLEAAIESIEQIFEHLPSLEEDTISLLPTTNQNKSLKVQSQQVQVSTNQPVVPTNLTVRVGLDRLERMNNLIGELVINRNSLSLQNEQLQDNLQVLVRKFFRFQDTTIKLRGLSDRLLVESERYNLAHPQINSRQVGESADFDSLEMDSYGHLHSLLQGILEEMLQLEESVEDITLFARQSNQTIEQQRQMLAQMRDELMWARMLPLEQILQRFPRTLRDLSNQYGKPVNLSMTGTGVLVDKAVLEKLYDPLLHLLRNAFDHGIESPEIRQQQGKSGQGQIEIHAYYQGNQTVIEVKDDGQGLNLAKIAKKAVKQGLLSSEEAAIARKQELFNLIFESGFSTADRVSEISGRGVGMNVVRSQILALKGTIEVNSAPGKGTTFTLRLPLTLTIAKLLVVSLGSTAFALPSDNIEEIIIPTEEQIKVSSRKRFFLLKQQLVPIYSLKELLHYNCILPPVNLRSKAFETVAAPKDWGLPLLLLRQGQQLFALEIESLITEQELVIKPFGKVLTPPSYIYGCTIMGDGTLIPVINGNVLIDQIQGNDTTRTTNPLFSNISVASEELTETTAELDHSILSTESTNILPAKSKNVQSPTIMIVDDSTALRRTMALSLEKSGYRVVQAKDGREALEQYRKNSAIALIVCDIEMPNMNGFEFLGVRRRDSELSNIPIVMLTSRSGVKHRSLAMQLGANAYFTKPYIEQEFLVELKKILNPSVQKPIAIPKTLPTQTILVIDDSSALRKTMALSLEKKGYRVLQARDGQEGLEQLKQNPQVNLVICDVEMPNMNGFEFLTSRRQEVNLAKIPVAMLTSRTNEKHRNLAQQLGAIAYFTKPYVEEEFFPAILNLIRN; from the coding sequence ATGTCTCTTAATCCTGATATCCGCGATCAAGCTTATCAGTTTTTTATCGAAGAAGCTCAAGAACTGTTGCAGGTAATAGAAACAGGTTTACTTAATCTTCGTGAAGATCATAGTACGCCTAGGGTTCACGAGTTAATGCGTGCTGCTCATTCAATTAAAGGAGGGGCAGCTAGTGTAGAATTAGATGCGATTAAAACCTTAGCTCATCATTTGGAAGATTTTTTTAAAGCTCTTTATAGTGAAAAAGTTAACTTCGATCCTGAATTAGAAAATTTACTCCTACAGGCATACGATTGCTTGAAAAATCCTTTAGTTGAACAAATGGAAATGGGCAGTTTTAAAGCAGAAGTTGCCTTAGTTACTGCCGAACCAATCTTTGCTCAGTTAGAAACTCTGTTAGGAGATGCTTTACAAGAATCTGATAATTATATTCCCAGTGCTACTGATTTAGGAGTTGATATTGTTGCTTCTATCTTTGAAGTAGATGTAGCTCAATCTCTTACTCATCTCTACGAAGTTTTAACTAATCCTGACAAATATAATGTGATTGATGAGCTTAATGCACAACTCGATCTACTCAACGGATTTGCCGAACTCTTTAATTTATCTGGTTTTGCCGAAATTCTTCAAGCTGCTACTACTGCACTCAATCTATATCCAGAACTAAAACTAGACATTCTGCAACTAATGATCGCTGATTGTCAACAAGCAAGAGAACAAGTGTTAGCAGGCGATCGCAAAAGAGGTGGAGAACCATCTCCTACTTTATTAGTACTTACGGAAAGTAACGTTCATAATAATTTTGTTAGTGAGGATTCATTTCAATCAGTAATTACCTCACAGAACGAATTATCTACCACTAATGATTTTTCTTTTGAAAATTTATTTGACGAAATTGTAGATCAACCTAATCTTTTGGGAGAAACGATTAGCCAAAAATTGACTGATAATTTTTCTGTTAATCAAGAGGTGATTTTAGATAATGCCATTGATAGTCATGATTCTTTGCTAGATGATGTTTTTGGCACGGTTGAACTACAAGCAGAGACAGATTTAGAATTTACTCAAAATCTTGAGACTAATCCTTCTTTAGATGATGTTTTCAGTGCGGTTGATTTAACTAACAACGAGCAAGAACAACCACAATCTTCTCAACTCAATGAACTTCCTCCACAAAATCTAGAAGCAGCAATTGAATCAATTGAACAAATTTTTGAGCATTTACCTTCTTTAGAAGAAGATACTATTTCCCTTTTACCTACAACTAATCAAAATAAATCTCTTAAAGTTCAATCACAACAAGTTCAAGTCAGTACAAATCAACCTGTTGTTCCTACCAATTTAACTGTCAGAGTTGGGTTAGATCGTTTAGAACGAATGAATAATCTGATTGGTGAATTAGTAATTAATCGGAATAGTTTATCTTTGCAAAACGAGCAGCTACAAGATAACTTACAAGTATTAGTTCGTAAATTTTTCCGTTTTCAAGACACTACAATCAAATTAAGAGGTTTATCTGATCGCCTGTTAGTTGAGTCAGAACGTTACAATTTAGCTCATCCTCAAATTAATTCTCGGCAAGTCGGAGAATCGGCAGATTTTGATTCTTTAGAAATGGATAGTTATGGTCATCTGCACTCTTTGCTACAAGGCATTTTAGAAGAAATGTTGCAGTTAGAAGAAAGTGTCGAAGACATTACTTTGTTTGCCAGACAATCGAATCAAACCATCGAACAACAGCGTCAAATGCTGGCACAGATGCGTGATGAGTTGATGTGGGCAAGAATGTTGCCACTAGAGCAAATTTTGCAACGTTTTCCGCGAACCTTACGGGATTTATCCAATCAATATGGAAAACCAGTTAATCTCAGTATGACTGGTACAGGAGTTTTAGTTGATAAAGCAGTTTTAGAAAAACTATACGATCCTCTCTTGCATTTATTACGAAATGCTTTCGATCACGGCATTGAATCTCCAGAAATTCGCCAACAGCAAGGTAAATCTGGACAAGGACAAATTGAAATTCATGCCTATTATCAAGGTAACCAAACTGTTATCGAAGTAAAAGATGATGGTCAAGGGTTAAATTTAGCCAAAATTGCCAAGAAAGCAGTCAAACAAGGATTATTATCATCCGAAGAAGCTGCGATCGCTAGAAAACAAGAATTATTCAATTTAATCTTTGAATCGGGTTTTTCAACAGCAGATCGAGTTAGCGAAATTTCTGGCAGAGGGGTAGGGATGAATGTCGTTCGTTCTCAGATCCTGGCACTCAAAGGAACCATCGAGGTTAATTCTGCACCAGGTAAAGGAACAACTTTTACCTTGAGATTGCCTCTAACTTTAACTATTGCTAAATTGCTAGTTGTGTCTCTGGGTTCAACAGCTTTTGCCTTGCCTTCCGATAATATTGAGGAAATTATTATCCCTACTGAGGAACAAATAAAAGTTTCAAGTCGCAAAAGATTTTTCTTATTGAAGCAGCAATTAGTCCCAATTTATAGTCTTAAGGAATTACTTCACTACAATTGTATACTTCCTCCAGTTAACTTAAGAAGCAAAGCTTTTGAAACGGTTGCTGCACCAAAAGATTGGGGATTACCTCTGTTGCTTTTGCGTCAAGGACAACAACTATTTGCTTTAGAAATTGAGTCTTTAATTACCGAACAAGAATTAGTTATTAAACCTTTTGGGAAAGTATTGACACCTCCTAGTTATATTTATGGTTGTACGATCATGGGAGATGGTACTTTGATTCCTGTGATCAATGGCAATGTTTTAATTGATCAAATTCAAGGCAACGATACAACTAGAACTACTAATCCTTTATTCAGCAATATTTCTGTTGCGTCAGAGGAATTAACAGAAACCACAGCAGAATTAGATCATTCAATACTTTCAACAGAATCAACTAATATTCTTCCAGCTAAAAGTAAGAACGTTCAATCACCGACTATTATGATTGTTGACGACTCTACTGCTTTAAGGCGAACCATGGCTTTAAGTCTGGAAAAAAGTGGTTATCGTGTAGTTCAAGCTAAAGACGGCAGAGAGGCTTTAGAACAATATCGCAAAAATTCTGCGATCGCTTTGATCGTTTGTGATATTGAAATGCCTAATATGAATGGCTTTGAATTTTTAGGAGTGCGTCGTCGTGATTCTGAATTAAGCAATATTCCCATTGTGATGCTGACTTCTCGTAGTGGGGTCAAACATCGAAGTTTGGCAATGCAATTAGGAGCTAATGCCTATTTTACCAAGCCTTATATCGAACAAGAATTTCTCGTCGAACTCAAAAAAATCTTAAACCCTTCTGTACAGAAACCTATTGCTATTCCCAAAACTCTACCAACTCAAACCATTTTAGTCATTGATGATTCTTCAGCTTTAAGAAAAACCATGGCATTAAGTTTAGAAAAGAAGGGTTATCGAGTTTTACAAGCTAGAGATGGACAAGAAGGTTTAGAACAACTAAAACAAAATCCTCAAGTCAACTTAGTTATTTGTGATGTTGAAATGCCTAATATGAACGGTTTTGAGTTTTTAACCTCTCGTCGTCAAGAAGTAAATTTAGCAAAAATTCCTGTAGCAATGCTTACTTCACGCACCAACGAAAAACATCGTAATTTAGCTCAACAATTAGGAGCAATAGCTTATTTTACTAAACCCTATGTCGAAGAAGAGTTCTTCCCAGCCATTCTTAATCTGATTCGTAATTAA
- a CDS encoding cation-transporting P-type ATPase — protein MVKVSVRQEENQVQIPLKTIAFDVNGMKCAGCVKAVERQLQQHQGVVSACVNLITEVAVVEYEAETIKPEQLAQQLTQTGFPTQLRSQAESITEVVEKTAFKRKQQQQQQFWQLITAATLLFFSTIGHFHHLGLPIIPLLSNIWFHFGLATLALLIPGRSLLIDGGRSLWHKMPNMNTLVGLGTVSAYGASCIALFLPQLGWECFFDEPVMLLGFIFLGRTLEARAKHRASSALESLIALQPRIARLIGKQDSDTIGIEIPVEQVKLGEWLKVLPGEKIPVDGKVIAGATTVDESMLTGEAFPVVKQPGEPVYGGTINQTDVITLQVTRTGKATTLAQIIKLVEQAQTRKAPVQKLADTVAGYFAYGVITVASLTFLFWYLIGTQLYPEVLVTTSHTLAHHMVMTTSPLLLSLKLAIAVLVIACPCALGLATPTAILVGTSLGAERGILIKGGDVLEKVHQLNTIVFDKTGTLTQGCLQVTDCLTFGDLSSESLLQLAATVESASNHPLATAILTFAQQQELYLLKPTEIINQPGLGISAIVEGTRVYLGNEDWLSKNGIEISHQVATAVEKLVTQGKTVVYLAKEAQLLGLLALQDSLRPDAQQTITALHQLGLEIIMLTGDRHEIAQTIATQLGIERVIAQVKPNEKAAVIKSLQSEKPNQIIAMVGDGINDAPALAQADLGITLQGSTDVALQAADLVLMSGNLADLVEAIALSRATVNKIKQNLIWALAYNVFAIPVAAGLLLPSFGLMLSPVVAAIAMASSSLLVVSNSLLLRVSRVR, from the coding sequence ATGGTTAAAGTTTCTGTTCGACAAGAAGAAAATCAAGTTCAAATTCCCTTAAAAACGATCGCTTTTGATGTAAACGGCATGAAGTGTGCTGGTTGTGTAAAAGCAGTAGAACGCCAGTTACAACAACATCAAGGAGTAGTCTCTGCCTGCGTTAACCTTATTACGGAAGTGGCAGTAGTTGAATATGAAGCAGAAACGATTAAACCAGAACAACTTGCTCAACAATTAACTCAGACGGGATTTCCAACCCAATTAAGATCTCAAGCAGAAAGTATTACAGAAGTTGTTGAAAAAACAGCTTTTAAAAGAAAACAACAACAACAGCAACAATTTTGGCAGTTAATTACCGCAGCAACCCTGTTATTTTTCTCTACAATTGGTCATTTTCATCATCTGGGATTACCTATCATCCCATTACTTAGTAATATTTGGTTTCATTTTGGTTTAGCAACTTTAGCTTTATTAATCCCTGGGCGTTCTTTGTTGATCGATGGTGGGCGAAGTTTGTGGCACAAGATGCCTAATATGAATACTTTAGTTGGATTGGGGACGGTAAGTGCTTATGGAGCCAGTTGCATTGCTTTGTTTTTGCCTCAGTTGGGTTGGGAATGTTTTTTTGATGAACCAGTCATGTTACTGGGTTTTATTTTTTTAGGGCGAACTTTAGAAGCGAGAGCAAAACATCGTGCTTCAAGTGCGCTAGAAAGTTTAATTGCTTTACAACCCCGAATCGCTCGTTTAATTGGCAAACAAGATTCAGACACTATAGGCATTGAAATTCCCGTCGAGCAAGTTAAGTTAGGAGAGTGGTTAAAAGTATTACCTGGAGAGAAAATACCCGTTGATGGCAAAGTAATCGCAGGTGCAACTACTGTAGATGAATCGATGTTAACAGGGGAGGCTTTTCCTGTAGTTAAACAACCAGGAGAACCAGTTTATGGAGGCACAATTAACCAAACAGATGTAATTACGCTGCAAGTAACCCGTACTGGTAAAGCGACTACTTTAGCCCAAATTATTAAATTAGTAGAACAAGCTCAGACTCGTAAAGCACCCGTACAAAAATTGGCAGATACGGTAGCAGGATATTTTGCCTATGGAGTAATCACAGTCGCTAGTTTGACTTTTCTGTTTTGGTATTTAATTGGGACTCAACTTTACCCAGAGGTTTTAGTTACGACTAGTCATACCTTGGCACATCACATGGTAATGACTACTTCGCCTTTATTATTAAGTTTAAAACTAGCGATCGCAGTTTTGGTGATTGCTTGTCCCTGTGCTTTGGGTTTGGCTACTCCTACGGCGATTTTGGTCGGTACTAGTTTGGGTGCTGAACGAGGTATCTTGATTAAGGGGGGAGATGTTTTAGAAAAGGTTCACCAGTTAAATACCATCGTTTTTGATAAAACTGGTACTTTAACTCAAGGTTGTTTGCAAGTTACTGATTGTCTTACTTTTGGAGATTTGAGTTCTGAATCTCTTTTGCAATTGGCTGCTACGGTAGAAAGTGCGAGTAATCATCCTCTGGCGACAGCAATCCTTACCTTTGCTCAACAACAAGAATTATATTTATTAAAACCAACCGAAATTATCAATCAACCTGGTTTAGGAATCTCCGCGATAGTAGAAGGAACTAGGGTTTATTTAGGTAATGAGGATTGGTTAAGTAAAAATGGCATTGAAATTAGTCATCAAGTAGCTACCGCAGTTGAAAAGTTAGTTACTCAGGGAAAAACTGTAGTTTATTTAGCTAAAGAAGCTCAATTACTGGGATTATTGGCTTTACAAGATAGTTTACGTCCTGATGCTCAACAAACTATCACCGCTCTCCATCAATTGGGACTAGAAATAATTATGCTCACTGGCGATCGCCATGAAATTGCCCAAACTATTGCTACTCAATTAGGAATCGAGCGAGTAATTGCCCAAGTCAAACCGAATGAAAAAGCAGCCGTAATCAAATCCCTTCAATCAGAAAAGCCCAATCAAATCATCGCGATGGTAGGGGATGGTATTAATGATGCACCAGCTTTAGCTCAAGCAGATTTAGGAATTACTCTCCAGGGTAGTACAGATGTCGCTCTACAAGCTGCTGATCTAGTTTTAATGTCAGGAAATCTTGCCGATCTAGTTGAAGCGATCGCTCTTAGTCGTGCGACAGTTAACAAAATTAAGCAAAACCTAATCTGGGCTTTGGCTTATAATGTTTTTGCTATCCCTGTGGCTGCGGGACTGTTGTTACCTAGTTTTGGTTTAATGCTTAGTCCAGTAGTTGCTGCGATCGCAATGGCATCTAGTTCTTTATTGGTAGTCAGTAATTCATTACTTTTAAGGGTTTCTCGTGTCCGTTAA
- a CDS encoding GCN5-related N-acetyltransferase, with the protein MIYIREASDSDLNTVLLVERSAFGRDDEAELVKNLVADPSAKPILSLLAFKDDRPVGHILFTTAHLINSSSQASIAILAPLAVVSDAQKQGIGGKLIERGLQLLAQSEVDLAFVLGYPEYYRRHGFKLALPLGLELSI; encoded by the coding sequence ATGATATATATCCGAGAAGCTTCCGATTCCGACCTCAACACAGTGTTGTTAGTCGAACGTTCGGCATTTGGTCGAGATGATGAGGCAGAATTAGTAAAAAACCTTGTAGCCGATCCTAGTGCCAAACCTATCTTATCTCTACTAGCCTTTAAAGACGATCGCCCTGTAGGACATATTTTATTTACCACAGCACATTTAATCAATAGTAGTAGTCAAGCATCGATCGCGATTTTAGCTCCTTTAGCAGTAGTTTCCGATGCTCAGAAGCAAGGCATTGGGGGGAAGTTGATCGAAAGAGGTTTACAACTTTTGGCGCAGTCAGAAGTAGATTTAGCATTCGTACTCGGATATCCAGAATACTATCGACGACATGGCTTTAAATTAGCGTTACCTCTGGGATTGGAATTATCTATTTAG
- a CDS encoding glutamyl-tRNA(Gln) amidotransferase, A subunit, which translates to MASIREYHQQLVSKERSAVEIATEYMQRIETLEPKVRAFLSVTADLALEKAKQVDAKIAAGEEIGLLEGIPTAIKDNMCTKGIKTTCGSQILANFVPPYESTVTQKLQQAGVVVVGKTNLDEFAMGSSTENSGFQVTANPWDLERVPGGSSGGSAAAVAAAECVVALGSDTGGSIRQPASLCGVVGLKPTYGLVSRFGLVAYASSLDQIGPFARTVEDAAILLGAIAGYDPSDSTSIKVEIPDYTQFLQPTLKKGLKVGIITETFGEGLDATVAETVRNAIAQLEELGAEIKEISCPRFRYGLPAYYIIAPSEASANLARYDAVKYGLRQEADNLVGMYSTTRATGFGTEVKRRIMLGTYALSAGYYDAYYLKAQKVRTLIKQDFEQAFEEVDVLVCPTSPTTAFKAGEKTADPLSMYLSDLMTIPVNLAGLPGMSVPCGFDDRGLPIGMQLIGNVLREDILFHVAHAYEQATEWHQQQPKILS; encoded by the coding sequence ATGGCATCGATACGGGAATACCATCAACAATTGGTCAGTAAAGAACGTTCTGCTGTAGAAATTGCAACAGAATATATGCAACGCATTGAAACCTTAGAACCAAAAGTGCGAGCTTTTTTGTCTGTTACTGCCGATTTAGCCTTGGAGAAAGCTAAACAAGTAGATGCCAAAATTGCAGCAGGGGAAGAAATTGGTTTGCTAGAAGGCATTCCAACCGCAATCAAAGATAATATGTGTACCAAAGGGATTAAAACAACCTGTGGTTCGCAGATTTTAGCTAATTTTGTGCCTCCTTATGAGTCTACTGTGACCCAAAAATTGCAACAAGCCGGTGTTGTGGTAGTTGGAAAAACTAATCTCGATGAATTTGCAATGGGTAGTTCAACAGAAAACTCAGGTTTTCAAGTTACTGCTAATCCTTGGGATCTAGAACGAGTTCCTGGTGGCTCTTCTGGTGGTTCGGCAGCAGCAGTAGCAGCAGCAGAATGTGTAGTTGCTTTGGGTTCGGATACAGGGGGGTCGATTCGTCAACCAGCTTCTCTCTGTGGCGTGGTAGGATTAAAACCAACTTATGGTTTGGTTTCTCGGTTTGGTTTGGTTGCTTACGCTTCTTCATTGGATCAGATTGGTCCTTTTGCTCGTACTGTTGAAGATGCAGCAATTTTATTAGGTGCGATCGCAGGATACGATCCTTCTGATTCTACTAGTATCAAGGTAGAAATTCCTGACTATACTCAATTTTTACAACCCACTCTCAAAAAGGGTTTAAAGGTAGGAATCATCACCGAAACTTTTGGTGAAGGTTTAGATGCCACTGTAGCAGAAACTGTCAGAAATGCGATCGCTCAATTAGAAGAACTTGGTGCAGAAATTAAAGAAATTTCTTGTCCTCGATTCCGTTACGGTTTACCTGCTTATTATATTATTGCTCCTTCAGAAGCATCGGCTAATCTAGCTCGTTATGATGCAGTTAAATATGGTTTGCGTCAAGAAGCAGATAATTTGGTAGGGATGTATTCTACTACTCGTGCGACTGGTTTTGGTACAGAAGTCAAACGCAGAATCATGCTTGGGACTTATGCTCTTTCTGCTGGTTATTATGATGCTTATTATCTCAAGGCGCAAAAAGTTCGTACTTTGATTAAGCAAGATTTTGAACAGGCATTTGAAGAAGTAGATGTCTTGGTGTGTCCGACTTCACCAACTACTGCGTTTAAAGCAGGAGAAAAAACCGCCGATCCTCTGAGTATGTATTTATCTGATTTGATGACCATTCCTGTTAACCTAGCTGGACTGCCTGGAATGAGTGTTCCTTGTGGTTTTGATGATCGAGGTTTGCCAATTGGGATGCAGTTGATTGGTAATGTATTACGTGAAGATATTTTATTTCACGTTGCTCATGCTTACGAACAAGCTACCGAATGGCACCAACAACAACCAAAAATACTCAGCTAA